The region CCCAGCTCGGCGCAGTATCCCCTCACCAGCGCGGCGCCCAAGCAGGCCGCTGAGACCGCCAGCGCGCCGCGGCGATGCCTGGAGCGGCTGCCGGGCGCGTGTCACCGGTGGTGGAGAAGCGCGGAGAAAACTCCCGTCTGGGTCGTCGTGCCCGCACCGTCGGAGCACTGATAGGCGCCATCCAAGGTATACATCCGTGGTTCGCTGAATTGCAGATGGGGGGCGAATGCGGAGAAGTCGCAGGTGCCGCCATTTCCCGACACGCTAAAGGCGACCCGGTAAAAGGAGGGCGTATCGCCAGCCTCGCCAAGCTGGCTTCTAAGTGTTCCGATGAGCGGACCACGCGATACAGGGCAATCCCCCGTGAACATGCCGAGGCCACGTCGAGGCTGGCAAGAAAAACGACCGGTGAGCGTGTTGGAGCCTGGCGACCAATCCAACACCAGTCGAAAGTTGAGGAATTTGCCGTCGGAAGGCGTCGGATAGCGCGCTTCTCCGATGAGGCGGTCACGGGGCTTACTAGGCACGATGCTGATGGCTGCCACCGGCGACGCGGCCGCGAGAAGCGTGCTCAACACCAGCAGAAAGGACAGCAGTCCGGTCGACTTCGAGTTGCGCCGCCATCGCTTCGATTCCCTCCAGATGCGCACGCCGGAGAGCCAGGCGGGCCCCTTCCGCTCTTGGTGGACCCGCCACAGATGCACGCCGCAATCACGACACCGTTTTGTTTCCATCATCATCGGCTCCTTGTGGCATCGCTACGCCGCAGCTCGCTGCCCCTCGCCGTCCAAGAGCGTGATCACGTCGTCCAGCGACCAGACGCGGTCGGTGACTCATCACCCGGCCGCCGGTCGTCCCTGCGTGCCCAGCGCGTCGTAACCGAGGCCCGCGAACGGCGGGCACTCCGCGGCCAGCGCCGCGAAGACCGCCTCCGCGCTCTCGAAGCGACCGCCTCCGTCGAGGGCGGCGAGTAGCGCGGCGAGCGCCTCCCACCCCGGCCGCGCATCGCCCGGCGGCTTCACCGCCGCCCGGAAGCGCTGCACCCGCCCGGCGTGGTTCGTGAAGGTGCCGTCGCTCTCGGCGTAGGTGCCGATGGGGAGCACGACGTTGGCATACTCGGCCGTCTCGCGGATATCCGTGTCGAGCACGACCAGGTACGGCACGCGCTCGAGCGCGGCGCCCGCGCCCCGCCAGCTGGCGAGGTCCGCGCGGTGGAGGACCAGCGTGCGGAGATCCGCCGCGCTCAGCATCTCGTCGACCGCGCCGCCCGGCGCGAGGCCTTGGAGACGGAGGCCCTGCGTGTTCGGGTTCTTGTCGGCCTTGACGAGGAAGTCGTCGTGGAAGGCGCCGGGCGGCGACCAGGAGATACCGGCGACACGGGCGCTCACGGCCGCGGCGATGCGGCGGAGCAGGTAGACCTCCTCGTTCGACGCCTGCGCCGAGACCACGATGCCGGCCCCGCCCTCGCGGAGGCGCGCCGCCACCGCGCCGAGCGCGCTCTCCCACATCGCCGGCACGAACTCGTCTGCGCCGCGCACCAGAGGCTGCAGGAGTCGGCCCTCACCCTGGAGGTCGCGGTAGCTCATCCGCCCCGCGTCGCACATCCAGTACTGGTTCACGGCATCGTTCTCGCGCGGCTGGAAGCGGTAGATGGTGCCCTCGCGGTGGTAGATCTGGATGTTGCAGCCGTTGGCGCACGCCCCGCACACCGACTCGGTGCGCTCGAGGTACCAGACGCGGGCCCGGAAGCGGAAGTCGCGGCTGGTGAGCGCGCCGACCGGGCAGATGTCGATGACGTTGGCGGAGTACGGGTTGTCGAGCGTCTTCCCCGGCGCGAGGTCGAGCTCGACGTGATCGCCGCGCTGGTAGAAGGCGAGCTCGCTGGTGCGCGTCACCTCGTCCAGGAAGCGCACGCAGCGCGAGCACATCACGCAGCGCTCCTGGTCGAGGATGACGAGCGGGCCGATCGGCTTCGCCTTGCGCTTGCGCACCTTGGCCGGCAGCGGCACGCGACTCGGCTGCCGGTCGTAGTCCATGTAGTACTCCTGCAGCTTGCACTCGCCCGCCTGGTCGCACACCGGGCAGTCGATCGGGTGGTTGATCAAGAGGAACTCGAGGACGGCGTGCTGCGCCGCCTTCGTCTTCTCGCTCGTCGTGTGCACGACCATTCCGCCGGTCACGCGCGTGTTGCAGGCGATCTGGAGCTTCGGCATCTTCTCGATCTCGACCAGGCACATGCGGCAGTTGCCGGCGATGGAGAGGCCGGGGTGCCAGCAGTAGTGCGGGATCTCGATGCCGAGGCGCTCGGCGGCGCGGATGACCGTGGTGCCGTCCTCGACCTCGATCCGCCGGCCGTCGATCTCAACCGTGGGCATGAGCGCGAGCGAAAGATGCTGCATGAGCGCGAGCGAAGGAGCCTGAACGTCCGGGCTCCTCGGAGCGCAGCGGGCAGCGGCCGAGCGCGGCGTGCTGCTCGAACTCGGCGCGATACTTGGTGACGAAGGCGCGCGCCGGCATGGCGGCGGCGTCGGAGAGGGCGCAGATGGTGGTACCCAGCATGTTGCCGGCGATGTTGAGGAGGAGGTCGACGTCGCGCGGCGCGGCCTGCCCCTCCTCGAGGCCGACGAGCACGCGGTGAATCCATCCCGTGCCTTCCCGGCAGGGCGTGCACTGGCCGCACGACTCGTGGTGGAAGAAGCGCTCGAGGACCATGAGCGCCCACACCATGCAGACGCTGTCGTCCATCACCATGATGCCGGCGGAGCCGAGGAACGAGCCCGCCTTCTGGACCGAGTCCATGTCCATCGGCACGTCGATCTCCTCGGGCGTGAAGACAGGCATCGAGGCGCCGCCCGGGATGACGGCCTTCAGCTTGCGGCCGTTCGGGATGCCGCCGGCGTGCGTGTAGACGATCTCGCGCAGCGGCGTCCCCATCGGCAGCTCGTAGGTGCCCGGCCGGACGACGTGGCCCGAGACGCAGAAGAGCTTCGGCCCCGGGCTCTTCTCGGGGCCGATCGAGCGGAACCAGTCCGCGCCGCGCAGCACGATGTGCGGCACGCAGGCGAGCGTCTCGACGTTGTTGACGATGGTCGGGCAGCCGAAGAGGCCGTGCGTGGCCGGGAAGGGCGGCTTGATGCGCGGGTAGCCGCGCTTGCCCTCGAGCGACTCGATGAGGCCCGTCTCCTCGCCGCAGATGTAGGCGCCGGCGCCACGGTGGACCCAGACGTCGAGGTCGAAGCCGGTGCCGAGCAGGTTCTTGCCAAGGAAGCCCCGGGCGCGCGCCTCGGCGATCGCGTCCTCGAGCACGCGCGCGCCGTGCGCGAACTCGCCGCGAATGTAGATGTAGGCGGTGTGGCAGCGGATCGCGTACGACGTGATGATGATGCCTTCGAGGAGCTGGTGCGGGTCGTCCTCGATGAGCTCGCGGTCCTTGAAGGTGCCGGGCTCGCTCTCGTCGGCGTTGACGGCGAGGTAGACGGGCTTCTCGGTCTGCTTCGGCAGGAAGCTCCACTTCATGCCGGTCGGGAAGCCGGCCCCGCCCCGCCCGCGGAGGTTCGAGGCCTTCACCATCTCGACCAGCCGCTCGGGCGTGGAGGTCGTGAGCGCCTTGCGGGTCGCCTCGTAGCCGCCGTGCTGGATATACACGTCCAGCTGGCGGAGGTCCGGGATGTCCCGGCAGCGGAGGAGGAGGTGCTCGGGCACTAGGAGGCCGTCCTAGCGGGCAGCCGCCGCGACCCGATCCGGCGTATGCTTGGAGCGCTGGATCTTCCGCTGCAGCGCCATGAGCCCGTCGAGCACGCCCTCGGGCCGCGGCGGGCAGCCGGGCACGTAGACGTCGACCGGGATGATCATGTCGATGCCCGGCAGCGTCGTGTAGTTGTCGTAGAAGCCGCCCGTCGAGGCGCAGGCGCCGAAGGCCATCACCCACTTGGGCTCGGCCACCTGCTCGTAGACGCGCTTCAGGATGGGCGCCTGCCGCATCGTGACCGTGCCGATCACCATGACGAGATCGGCCTGGCGCGGCGTGAAGCGCGGCAGGAGCGCGCCGAAGCGGTCGATGTCGTAGGGCGACATCGAGAGCGACATGTACTCCATCGCGCAGCACGCGGTCGCGAAGGGGTACGGGAAGATCGAGTACTTGCGCGCCCAGCCGATCGCCTTGTCGAGCCGGGTCAGCACGACGGCGTCGCCGAGCAGCGCCTCCTCGCCGGAGGTGGCGAGGCGCGGCTTCGGTGGGAGAATGGGCTTGGCCATTGATCGTTCGTCTATCCGGCGACTTCCGGCGTGTCAAAGCCGGTTGCATTCGGCGAGGGCGCGGGCTAGCGGGGCGCGGGCCATGGATTCGGTCACGCGGTGGGTCCACCTGGTGGCGGTCGCCGTGTACCTGGGCGCGACGCTCGCCGTCGCGCTCGTCTTCCTACCCGCGATGGAGACGGTCGAGGATCCCGCGCTGCAACGCCGGCTGTTGGCGCGCGGGCTCCGGCCCTACAACGTGCTCTCCGTCGGCGCGCTCGGCGTGCTCGTCATCTCGGGCGCGTCGGGGCTGACGGACATGAAGGCGATGCTGGGGAGGGAGTTCGGGCGACTCTTGTGGCCGCTCGTGGGGAAGCTGTCGCTGACGTTCGTGCTGATCAACGTGGCAACGTACTTCTCCTTCGGCCTCGCGCACCGGCTCGTGCGCGCGGAGCTGGGACAGCTGCCGGTCGAACCCGGGAAGCAGGCGGGAATGATCCGGCGCATGCGGCGGGCGGCGTGGGTGGGCGTCGCGCTCGCGGCGTGGACGGTGTGGGTCGGAGTGCGGTTGGGGCGCTGACGGGCTCGGAGCGGTCACGGGCCATCGGCCCACCCACACTAGCGCACGATGCGCAGGCGATCGACGATCTGCGTCGTCGCGGAGTTCATGGCGGCGCGGTTGGCCTGGCCCAGGGCGCTCGCCGCGAACGCGTTGCTCGCCTTGCCGAAGCCGAAGAGCGAGAAGCCGCTCGCCGCCGACTCGCTCGTGAAGCTCCCGTTCGCGACCACGCTGCCGACGAGCCGCCCGGTGCCGGGGGTGACGATCTTGAGGTCCATCGCCACCGATCCCGTGCGCCGCGCCTTCGTGTTCTCGAGCGTCGGGTTGGCGATGGCAACCCCGGCGCCCGTGACGGCGGCGGGCCTGTTGCCTGCGATCGCGCCGGCCACGCCGAGCGCCGCCCCCAGCGCGCCGAGCGAGCCTCCGGTGCTGGACCCGGTCGCCTCGGCCACCTCGTTGAACTCCGTGACCGAGCCGCGGATCAGGAACGGCCCGACCTCACGCTGGCTCTTCCTCACCAGGTTGGCCGACTTGTTCCTGTTCTCGAAGTAGTAGTCGTAGTCGATGATGCGCACGTTGCCGGCGTTGCTGAGGGCGGTGACGAGCTGCGACGCGATCGCCGCCCCCATGCCGGCCGACGCGCCCTGCGGCGGCGGGTTGTAGGGCCGCGCCTGCGGCCCCTCGGGCAGGAGGCCCCAGCCCCAGGGCCCCCATCCGTACCGGCGCCCCGGAACCGGCGGAGCCGACCCGCCGCCCTCGCCGCCAGCGTCGAAGCTGAGCGGCTCCACCGTCACCACGTAGTACGGGAGAGACGGGTCGTAGGGGAGGCGGACGACCTCGACCTGTGTCGATTCCGGGGCCGTCTGCGTCGCCTTCACCGACTGCTTGTCGACGGTTGCCGTGCAGGCGCTGGCGAGCACGGCGATCGCGAGCACGTACATCCTCCGCATGGGCTTCCTCCCTGGTCCGACCGAAGCGCCGCTAGCGGCTAGCGGCGTGGCGCACGCCGCGTTTAGTATCAAGCCGAGGTGAAGTAAAGGAAACGGCGGATCGCCTGCTCCCGGCCT is a window of Deltaproteobacteria bacterium DNA encoding:
- a CDS encoding 2Fe-2S iron-sulfur cluster binding domain-containing protein, whose product is MQHLSLALMPTVEIDGRRIEVEDGTTVIRAAERLGIEIPHYCWHPGLSIAGNCRMCLVEIEKMPKLQIACNTRVTGGMVVHTTSEKTKAAQHAVLEFLLINHPIDCPVCDQAGECKLQEYYMDYDRQPSRVPLPAKVRKRKAKPIGPLVILDQERCVMCSRCVRFLDEVTRTSELAFYQRGDHVELDLAPGKTLDNPYSANVIDICPVGALTSRDFRFRARVWYLERTESVCGACANGCNIQIYHREGTIYRFQPRENDAVNQYWMCDAGRMSYRDLQGEGRLLQPLVRGADEFVPAMWESALGAVAARLREGGAGIVVSAQASNEEVYLLRRIAAAVSARVAGISWSPPGAFHDDFLVKADKNPNTQGLRLQGLAPGGAVDEMLSAADLRTLVLHRADLASWRGAGAALERVPYLVVLDTDIRETAEYANVVLPIGTYAESDGTFTNHAGRVQRFRAAVKPPGDARPGWEALAALLAALDGGGRFESAEAVFAALAAECPPFAGLGYDALGTQGRPAAG
- the nuoF gene encoding NADH-quinone oxidoreductase subunit NuoF; the protein is MPEHLLLRCRDIPDLRQLDVYIQHGGYEATRKALTTSTPERLVEMVKASNLRGRGGAGFPTGMKWSFLPKQTEKPVYLAVNADESEPGTFKDRELIEDDPHQLLEGIIITSYAIRCHTAYIYIRGEFAHGARVLEDAIAEARARGFLGKNLLGTGFDLDVWVHRGAGAYICGEETGLIESLEGKRGYPRIKPPFPATHGLFGCPTIVNNVETLACVPHIVLRGADWFRSIGPEKSPGPKLFCVSGHVVRPGTYELPMGTPLREIVYTHAGGIPNGRKLKAVIPGGASMPVFTPEEIDVPMDMDSVQKAGSFLGSAGIMVMDDSVCMVWALMVLERFFHHESCGQCTPCREGTGWIHRVLVGLEEGQAAPRDVDLLLNIAGNMLGTTICALSDAAAMPARAFVTKYRAEFEQHAALGRCPLRSEEPGRSGSFARAHAASFARAHAHG
- a CDS encoding NADH-quinone oxidoreductase subunit B; translation: MAKPILPPKPRLATSGEEALLGDAVVLTRLDKAIGWARKYSIFPYPFATACCAMEYMSLSMSPYDIDRFGALLPRFTPRQADLVMVIGTVTMRQAPILKRVYEQVAEPKWVMAFGACASTGGFYDNYTTLPGIDMIIPVDVYVPGCPPRPEGVLDGLMALQRKIQRSKHTPDRVAAAAR